One window of the Allosaccharopolyspora coralli genome contains the following:
- a CDS encoding methyltransferase family protein, which translates to MSVAVLCLFGAFILAVAVRTLILWRATGTTGHRLPPSGAGAASLVIHLFMALGVLATSVAAPLAEMAGLPALPLLDQPWLRLFGVVLAGLGVLGTFAAQLAMGNAWRVGVSDGEHTELVTTGPFRLVRNPIFTAVVTAFAGMALAVPNVIALAGLGAFTLGVQLQVRRVEEPHLRRQHGQAYERYAADVGRFVPGIGRLRTQPR; encoded by the coding sequence ATGTCCGTGGCCGTGCTGTGCTTGTTCGGGGCGTTCATCCTCGCCGTTGCGGTGCGCACCCTCATCCTGTGGCGTGCCACCGGCACCACCGGGCACCGGTTGCCGCCCTCGGGCGCCGGCGCCGCGTCACTGGTGATCCACCTGTTCATGGCCCTGGGCGTGCTGGCCACTAGCGTGGCCGCCCCACTGGCGGAGATGGCCGGTCTGCCCGCCCTGCCCCTGCTTGATCAGCCGTGGCTACGACTGTTCGGTGTCGTCCTGGCGGGCCTGGGTGTGCTGGGCACTTTCGCCGCACAGCTGGCCATGGGCAACGCATGGCGGGTCGGCGTCTCCGACGGTGAGCACACGGAGCTGGTCACGACCGGCCCGTTCCGGCTGGTGCGCAACCCCATCTTCACCGCCGTGGTCACAGCGTTCGCCGGGATGGCCCTGGCCGTACCCAACGTGATCGCCCTGGCCGGGCTGGGCGCCTTCACCCTCGGCGTCCAACTGCAGGTCCGCCGGGTCGAAGAGCCCCACCTGCGACGCCAGCACGGCCAAGCCTACGAGCGCTATGCCGCCGACGTGGGCCGGTTCGTCCCCGGCATAGGTCGCCTGCGCACCCAACCCCGCTGA
- a CDS encoding tyrosine-type recombinase/integrase, with protein sequence MSTVVALPAGSTTSLTVGRAAELFLDSLANPNTIRGYATAVGKTAERLGEHRPLATVADDEVGEALESLWGRAAVGTWNARRAAVGSWLSWCRDRGHDAPIVPGWTKRLAAPDSETPVRSRLAIDRLVARREVALREKTLYRMLYETAARAEEILGLNIEDLDLTGRRAPVKAKGARAKTRRRGQAREEVVLEIVYWDAGTARLLPRLLKGRTRGPVFLTHRRPGPGKVLGPRDTCLDTELARLSYGQARALLDAHTAHQGPGTGWDLHEFRHSALTHLGEAGASLLLLMAKSRHKKPENVRRYFKPSDQALAEVTSLLAPGDSRR encoded by the coding sequence GTGTCCACAGTCGTCGCGCTGCCGGCCGGGAGCACCACGTCGCTGACCGTCGGCCGGGCGGCCGAGCTGTTCCTCGACTCGCTGGCGAACCCGAACACGATCCGCGGCTACGCCACCGCGGTCGGCAAGACCGCCGAGAGGCTCGGCGAACATCGGCCGCTGGCGACGGTGGCCGACGACGAGGTCGGCGAGGCCCTGGAATCGCTGTGGGGCCGGGCGGCGGTGGGCACCTGGAACGCCCGCCGGGCCGCCGTAGGTTCGTGGCTGTCCTGGTGCCGCGATCGCGGCCACGACGCCCCGATCGTGCCGGGCTGGACCAAGCGCCTGGCCGCGCCGGACTCGGAGACCCCGGTGCGATCCCGGCTGGCGATCGACCGGCTGGTGGCGCGGCGCGAGGTCGCGCTCCGGGAAAAGACGCTCTACCGGATGCTGTACGAGACCGCCGCTCGCGCGGAGGAAATCCTCGGCCTCAACATCGAGGACCTCGACCTCACCGGACGTCGTGCCCCGGTGAAGGCCAAGGGCGCACGGGCCAAGACCCGCCGCCGGGGCCAGGCCCGCGAGGAGGTCGTGTTGGAGATCGTCTATTGGGACGCCGGCACTGCCCGCCTGCTACCGCGGCTGCTCAAGGGCCGCACCCGCGGCCCGGTGTTCCTCACCCACCGCCGCCCAGGCCCCGGCAAGGTCCTCGGCCCTCGCGACACGTGCCTGGACACCGAGCTGGCGCGGCTCTCGTACGGTCAGGCCCGCGCCCTGCTCGACGCCCACACCGCACACCAGGGGCCGGGAACCGGGTGGGATCTGCACGAATTCCGGCATTCGGCGCTGACCCACCTCGGCGAGGCCGGGGCGAGCTTGTTGCTGCTGATGGCGAAGTCCCGGCACAAGAAGCCGGAGAACGTCCGCCGCTACTTCAAACCCTCCGACCAGGCGCTGGCCGAGGTCACCAGCCTGCTGGCCCCCGGCGACAGCCGACGGTAG